A portion of the Gigantopelta aegis isolate Gae_Host chromosome 10, Gae_host_genome, whole genome shotgun sequence genome contains these proteins:
- the LOC121382854 gene encoding uncharacterized protein LOC121382854, which translates to MESSKPKRKPNWTEDETLSLVRLVDERKDIIRGKFGAGVTSKKKKEAWLAVTEEINAAFPSVLRTSEDCEKRWYNVQCRSRKEISTQKTLMQGTGGGPVMNLSGIAEAVYDVLGHSNVSISGVDGGLDSSLIQVFDLGTRSRHVKGHNCKHNRMNTYIAVSFSLMPATFVVASLI; encoded by the exons ATGGAGTCCAGCAAACCCAAACGGAAACCTAACTGGACCGAAGACGAAACGTTAAGCTTAGTTCGTTTGGTGGACGAAAGGAAAGACATAATAAGAGGTAAATTTGGAGCAGGCGTGACAagcaagaagaagaaggaagcaTGGTTGGCAGTCACCGAAGAAATAAACGCCGCATTCCCTTCTGTGCTACGAACATCGGAAGACTGTGAGAAACGGTGGTATAACGTCCAGTGTAGATCACGAAAAGAAATTTCTACGCAAAAGACACTCATGCAAGGCACAG GAGGCGGTCCCGTGATGAACCTGAGTGGTATTGCTGAAGCGGTTTACGATGTTTTGGGGCATTCCAATGTTTCCATAAGTGGGGTTGACGGTGGCCTTGATTCGTCATTGATTCAGGTCTTTGATTTAGGCACAAG GTCACGTCATGTCAAAGGTCATAACTGTAAACACAATAGGATGAATACATACATTGCAGTATCATTTAGTCTCATGCCGGCCACTTTTGTGGTTGCTTCTTTAATATAG